Proteins from a single region of Butyrivibrio fibrisolvens:
- a CDS encoding DUF402 domain-containing protein — protein MLEVKEKNLDRREWYNDTQRDFKCMYQKDEYFEGGVGLITFTGLTEPEMVDSPKGKLCIADNGYQWLEIAPKDGNYVITSMFREGKIFQHYVDITLRNDIAENGDAKFYDLFLDVVVSEDGKTQTIDQNELEEAYNDGVITKEELELARKAAGDVLKLLDKNKDMLEQKIIEYRRILSESL, from the coding sequence TTGTTAGAAGTAAAAGAAAAGAATTTAGACAGAAGAGAGTGGTATAACGACACACAACGCGACTTTAAATGCATGTACCAAAAGGATGAATATTTCGAAGGTGGAGTAGGACTTATTACATTTACTGGATTAACTGAGCCTGAGATGGTGGATAGTCCCAAAGGAAAGCTTTGTATAGCAGACAATGGTTATCAGTGGCTTGAAATTGCACCTAAAGACGGTAACTATGTGATCACTTCAATGTTCCGCGAAGGTAAGATTTTCCAGCACTACGTTGATATTACTCTTAGAAATGATATAGCTGAAAATGGCGATGCAAAATTCTACGACTTATTCCTTGACGTAGTTGTATCCGAAGACGGCAAAACTCAGACTATAGATCAGAACGAGCTAGAAGAAGCTTATAATGATGGCGTCATTACCAAAGAAGAACTCGAACTTGCAAGAAAGGCAGCAGGCGACGTGTTGAAACTTTTGGACAAGAATAAAGATATGCTCGAGCAGAAAATCATAGAATATCGCAGGATATTAAGTGAGAGTCTTTGA